Sequence from the Candidatus Poribacteria bacterium genome:
AACAACGATGTTGATAAGGTTGCGCTTCGGCACGACGATAACCTTCCGAACCGGCTTCCCTTCGACGAAACGCTGAACCCGTTCATCTGCCAGTGCTGCTTCCTCAATTTCCTTATCAGTTGCCTCGGCAGGAAGTTCAAGACGGCTGCGAAGCTTCCCGTTAACCTGTGCAATTATTGTTACGGTAGCACTTTCAAGCACTGATTCGTCGTGTGTGGGCCACTGCTCGTGTGCGATGAACCCCGTTTCACCGAGACGATGCCACAATTCCTGTGCAATATGGGGTGCATAAGGCGAGAGCAGATGCAGGAAGATTTTTAAGGTCTCCTTCGGTAGCGATTGTGCCTGTGTAGCGGTATTAACGAAAATCATCATCTGGCTAATCGCTGTATTCATCTTATCAATCGACTCCGTATCCTCTGTTACCTGCTTGATAGTTTTGTGGAGTTCGCGCCAAAGTTCGGGCACTGTTGTGCCGGCAGCGTCGGTCAATTTCTCGCTGAGTTCGCCGCTCTCTTCATCAATAACAAGCCGCCAGACGCGTTGCAGGAATCGGTAGACCCCTTCTACCCCTGCATCCTGCCACGGTGTGCTGGCTGTGACCGGACCGATGAATAGCAGATAGAGACGGAGTGCATCCGCACCGTAATTGTCAATAACGTCGTCCGGATTGATGACGTTAAAGCGCGATTTCGACATCTTCTCTATTTGCACATTGAGGGGTAGGCTGGAAGTTTTCACAACCGATTTTCCATTGTTCTGTTCAACTTCGTGTGGATAGTAGTATTTACCCGCATCGTCCTGATACGATTCAGCGAGGATTGTGCCCTGGTTCACCAAACCTTGGAACGGTTCTTTGGTGGAGACGAGTCCACTATCGTAAAGCACTTTGTGCCAGAAACGGGCATAGAGCAGGTGCAAAACGGCATGCTCGGCACCTCCCATGTAGAGGTCTACCGGCATCCAGTAGCGTTCGAGTTCAGTATCAAAAGGTGCCCCAGTATTATGTGCGTCGAGAAAGCGGAGATAATACCAACAAGAACCTGCCCATTGTGGCATAATGTTCGTCTCCCGCGTCGCTGCTCGACCATCAGGTAGTGTCACCTTCAACCAGTCTGCATCAGCGCGGGCAAGTGGCGGTTTGCCATCTTCTGTCGGTTTATAGGCATCAATAGACGGCAGCTCGACAGGTAGTGCCTCGTCCGGCAGTTGAACAATCGTTCCGTCGTCAAGGTGTGCCAATGGGAAAGGTTCACCCCAATACCGTTGCCGTGAGAAAAGCCAGTCCCGCAAGCGGTACTGAACTTGACGCGTGCCCTTTCCCTCGCTTTCGAGCCAGGCAATCATTTTTTCTTTGGCTTCAGCAACTTGCAAGCCGTTGAGGAAATCTGAATTGACGCAGACCCCGTCTCCTTCAAAAGCCTCCTCTTCGATTGGTTTTTCACCCCCGCTAATGACCTCAACGATCGGAATGTCAAAAGTCGTAGCGAATTCGTGATCGCGTTCATCGTGGCCCGGTACTGCCATGATGGCGCCCGTGCCGTATGTCATCAGAACATAATCCGCGACCCAAATTGGGATAGGTTGATTGTTGCAAGGATTAATAGCATAAGCACCTGTGAAAACGCCTGTCTTTTCTGTCGCCAAATCCGTACGTTGGAGATCGGATTTGTTAACGGCTTCCTCAACGTAAGCATTAACCACGGATGCTGCATCAGGATGTGTTATTTCAGAAACAAAGGGATGTTCTGGTGCGAGTACGCAATAGGTTGCCCCAAAAAGCGTATCGGGACGTGTTGTGAAAACGGTGAACGTCTTATCGCTGTCTTCAATATTGAAAGTAATGTCTGCACCTTCCGATTTGCCGATCCAGTGCCGTTGCATCTCTTTGAGACCCTCGGGCCAATCCAATAGGTCCAAGTCTTCTAATAACCGTTCAGCATAAGCGGTAATTTTGAGCATCCACTGGTGCATGAGGCGACGTTCGACTGGATCTTCGGTTTCGACGTATTTTCCATCTTTTACTTCTTCGTTTGAGAGGACAGTGCCTAATGCTGGGCACCAGTTGACCGGCACATCGGCGAGATATGCTAAGCCTTTTTCATAGAGACGGAGAAAGATCCATTGTGTCCATTTGTAGTATTCAGGTAGAGAGGTGTCAATTTTGCGAGACCAGTCGTAAGAGAGACCGATGCGCTGGATCTGCTGCTGAAAGGTTTCTGTATTCCGTTTTGTAACATCCGCTGGATGTTCGTTTTCGCGGACTGCGTACCGCTCTGTGGGAAGTCCGAAGGCATCCCATCCCATCGGGTGCATCACGTGATAGCCCTGCATCCGCCGAAAATTGGCGAGTACATCGGTCGGGACATAGTTTTTGGCGTGTCCCATGTGAAGTCCGGCACCTGAGGTATAGGGAAACATGCCAAGCACATAGAATTTCGGCTTCGTCTTTAGGGTCTCAATATCGTTTGGAACTTTGAATGCTTCTTTTTTTTGCCACTCGGCTTGCCAATAGGGTTCTATTTTCGCCGGGGCGTAAGGATGGTTCTCCATTTCTTGTTCTTCTCCTTTTTCATCATAAGCGTGTTGGTTTTACGAGAATAAATTTTAACACAACTTTGTTCTATTGTCAAGATGGCTTTTTTCAGTGAGGTTGCCATAAACTTTTGAAAAAAACTTAAAAGTATTGTAAAATATTAAAGTTATACTTTAACATGTGAAGAAAGCATTCCGTCTACAATACAAAGATTTGATAACCGCTTTAACGTTCGCTTGATGAGGGAAATTTATGAAAAATAAACTATCTCGACGGCAGTTTCTACGCTCTGGCGCGCTCGCGACCGCATCTGCAGCAGTCAGTCTCGGATTTTTAGGATGTAGCAATGCATTGATTCAAAAGATGCCGGGCTTTGAACCTCCACCTCCCTTCGAGTTTGTGCCGACTGCGAACCGTCTCCTTGATCTCCCCGAAGGATTTACCGCGCACGCTTTTTCGAGAACGGGTGAAAAGATGGACGATGGACTTTGGGTACCGGGTGGGCACGATGGCATGGCAGCTTTCCCGGGTCCCAACGGTAAGACTATCCTCGTCCGAAATCACGAATTGGTCGCCACCGCCAAAAACGTCGGACCTTTTGGATGGAATAACGAAAAGATTGAGCGTGCTGCTGTTGACAAATTCTATGACGCTGGATCCGGTGAACTACCCTGCCTCGGTGGGACGACGACGCTGGTCTATGACACGCGGACACAGACACTGGAGAAACACTTCTTGAGTCTGA
This genomic interval carries:
- the leuS gene encoding leucine--tRNA ligase, with product MENHPYAPAKIEPYWQAEWQKKEAFKVPNDIETLKTKPKFYVLGMFPYTSGAGLHMGHAKNYVPTDVLANFRRMQGYHVMHPMGWDAFGLPTERYAVRENEHPADVTKRNTETFQQQIQRIGLSYDWSRKIDTSLPEYYKWTQWIFLRLYEKGLAYLADVPVNWCPALGTVLSNEEVKDGKYVETEDPVERRLMHQWMLKITAYAERLLEDLDLLDWPEGLKEMQRHWIGKSEGADITFNIEDSDKTFTVFTTRPDTLFGATYCVLAPEHPFVSEITHPDAASVVNAYVEEAVNKSDLQRTDLATEKTGVFTGAYAINPCNNQPIPIWVADYVLMTYGTGAIMAVPGHDERDHEFATTFDIPIVEVISGGEKPIEEEAFEGDGVCVNSDFLNGLQVAEAKEKMIAWLESEGKGTRQVQYRLRDWLFSRQRYWGEPFPLAHLDDGTIVQLPDEALPVELPSIDAYKPTEDGKPPLARADADWLKVTLPDGRAATRETNIMPQWAGSCWYYLRFLDAHNTGAPFDTELERYWMPVDLYMGGAEHAVLHLLYARFWHKVLYDSGLVSTKEPFQGLVNQGTILAESYQDDAGKYYYPHEVEQNNGKSVVKTSSLPLNVQIEKMSKSRFNVINPDDVIDNYGADALRLYLLFIGPVTASTPWQDAGVEGVYRFLQRVWRLVIDEESGELSEKLTDAAGTTVPELWRELHKTIKQVTEDTESIDKMNTAISQMMIFVNTATQAQSLPKETLKIFLHLLSPYAPHIAQELWHRLGETGFIAHEQWPTHDESVLESATVTIIAQVNGKLRSRLELPAEATDKEIEEAALADERVQRFVEGKPVRKVIVVPKRNLINIVV